The following coding sequences are from one Oncorhynchus kisutch isolate 150728-3 linkage group LG23, Okis_V2, whole genome shotgun sequence window:
- the ska1 gene encoding SKA complex subunit 1 — protein sequence MSHCELEDITLHLNDRISSTRRVLELRTIAKDQDKRVILGKIGQDILAIDGLLDQFEKSVGRQKDLLKHLKELEGFFEEDVQDGKNLRDNMPTHMPRKGQPAVHGIGSAGQSGPVNVQAVQQVHTRKTSKNQIREMEFITSPEFDTIPQYMKGRLTYEQLNTAVESINTAVTGKYKILNQPAKTLNNATRKLHQRYKEEENKDTKGLFFIVEADIKEFTQMKVDKRFQSILSMLRHCQRLREQRGGGITRYVLL from the exons ATGAGTCATTGTGAGCTTGAGGATATAACCCTGCACTTGAATGACAGGATTTCATCCACAAGACGTGTCTTGGAGCTGCGGACAATTG CAAAAGATCAAGACAAGCGGGTCATTCTAGGGAAGATAGGACAAGATATCCTTGCAATAGATGGACTCCTTGACCAGTTTGAGAAAAGTGTTGGCCGCCAAAAAGACCTACTGAAGCATTTAAAG GAACTAGAGGGATTCTTTGAGGAGGATGTGCAGGATGGAAAGAACCTTAGGGacaacatgcccacacacatGCCCAGGAAGGGACAGCCAGCAGTCCa TGGAATAGGGTCTGCGGGTCAGAGTGGACCTGTGAATGTGCAGGCAGTCCAGCAGGTTCACACCAGGAAAACCTCCAAAAACCAGATCAGAGAGATGGAATTCATCACCAGCCCAGAGTTTGATACCATCCCTCA gtacaTGAAAGGCCGTTTGACATATGAACAGCTAAACACTGCTGTGGAAAGCATTAACACAGCCGTAACAGGGAAGTACAAGATCTTGAACCAGCCAGCAAAAACCCTTAATAATGCCACACGCAAGCTTCATCAACGATATAAGGAGGAAGAGAACAAGGACACAAAAG GTCTGTTTTTCATTGTAGAGGCTGATATTAAAGAGTTCACTCAGATGAAGGTGGACAAGCGCTTCCAGAGCATCCTCAGCATGCTGCGTCACTGCCAGCGTCTGCGAGAACAGCGAGGGGGAGGTATCACACGCTACGTCCTGCTGTGA